AGGCGGGCGAAATCCTCGGCTTGCGCCTCGAGCGCCTCGGCCGCCTTGAGCAGGATCTTGGCGCGCGCGTGCGCGGGCAAAGCGGCCTTGCCCGCGGCGGCGGCGCAGCGCGCGGCGACGGCGGCCGCGGAAGACTCATCGGTCAGTTCAACTCGAACCATGTCAGCCATGTTTTTATGTTCCTGAAGTCCCTCGCCAGATGATCGGGCTTCGAATCCTTGAGCGCCTTCCAGTCGGCGTAGCCGGTGCCGACGCCGACGGTCTTGTACCCGGCCTTGCGGCCGGCGAGGACGTCGAAAGGGGTGTCGCCGATGACATATACATCTTTCGCCGTGAAGGAAGCGTGAGCCAGCCGTCTCGCGCGAATGACGGCCTTCTTCAGCAGGGCGTGGCGGTGGAACGCGTCGGACCCGTAGCCGCCGAACAGGAAATAGGCGTTGAAGCCCGAGGGCTCGAGCTTGATGCGCGCGCCCTTCTCCATGTTGCCGGTGCCCAGGCCGAGGAGGACGCGCTTGTCGCGGCTCAGACGCTTGAGGAGCACCTTCAGGCCCGGCGGGACGTGATAGGTCCGGCGGCGGATCGCCGATTTAACGTAGTACGGCAAAAAATGGAGGTACGCCTGATGGAGCCGTTCGACGGCCGCGCGCGTCGGCTTTTTTCCCGTGGCGAAGCGGT
This genomic window from Elusimicrobiota bacterium contains:
- a CDS encoding HAD family hydrolase produces the protein MKVLLFDIDGTLIRGGGAGRKALNRAAYELYGKKNACSELSLAGRTDLYNFAQTYRFATGKKPTRAAVERLHQAYLHFLPYYVKSAIRRRTYHVPPGLKVLLKRLSRDKRVLLGLGTGNMEKGARIKLEPSGFNAYFLFGGYGSDAFHRHALLKKAVIRARRLAHASFTAKDVYVIGDTPFDVLAGRKAGYKTVGVGTGYADWKALKDSKPDHLARDFRNIKTWLTWFELN